The Zootoca vivipara chromosome 4, rZooViv1.1, whole genome shotgun sequence genome has a segment encoding these proteins:
- the LOC118085100 gene encoding transmembrane 4 L6 family member 1-like, whose translation MCTGKCSKGIGIALLPLAVCAIVSNLLLYFPNGEVLEARKITDLVWFFHGILGAGILVFLPAFMILGAGEAKCCANRCGMVLSLVFAVLGAVGGLYCVIISSLGLISGPLCDIGDEVYIYPFRNDTLADNYLFNQTTWSVCKKPENIILWNIVLFSLLLAIGMAEAILCLIQVVNSLIGFICGLRERKTDIAGM comes from the exons ATGTGCACTGGGAAATGCTCCAAAGGCATTGGGATTGCCCTCCTGCCTCTCGCTGTCTGTGCTATCGTCTCCAATCTCCTCCTCTACTTCCCCAACGGAGAAGTGTTGGAAGCACGCAAGATCACAGACTTGGTCTGGTTTTTCCATGGTATTCTTGGAGCTGGAATATTG gtTTTCTTGCCAGCATTTATGATATTGGGTGCAGGCGAAGCCAAATGCTGCGCTAACAGATGTGGG ATGGTTCTCTCTCTCGTCTTTGCTGTGCTTGGAGCTGTTGGTGGACTGTACTGTGTGATCATCTCATCCTTGGGGTTAATCAGTGGTCCTCTCTGTGATATTGGTGACGAAGTATATATCTACCCTTTCAGGAATGACACCTTAGC GGACAATTATTTGTTTAACCAGACAACCTGGAGCGTCTGCAAAAAACCCGAAAATATCATCCTTTGGAACATTGTGTTGTTTTCCCTCCTGCTGGCAATCGGCATGGCTGAAGCCATCCTCTGCCTCATTCAAGTGGTCAACAGTCTCATTGGCTTCATATGTGGCTTGAGGGAAAGAAAG ACGGATATTGCAGGAATGTGA